A part of Acidimicrobiia bacterium genomic DNA contains:
- a CDS encoding HAD-IIB family hydrolase, which produces MTTFVSDLDGTLLASDASVSDFTRQVIAVVSDSHEVVLATGRPPRLVSGFAEAFPSVTSVVCANGAFHLDLHSGVITQLGTIIEPAAHQMVRAIRNAHPTAGFAVETITGHRREFGYRSHYDVPDRMKGTIDEILEGGVGKILIHLDEPVNEKRATEFATLVGELGVVTVSNPTFYEVAPPGTSKASAVAALDLPGETVAYGDMPNDITLLEWADLGVAVANADEQVRLTAQCVLDQTNNEDAVAHHMIKLLGLSLP; this is translated from the coding sequence TCGCGGTCGTTTCCGACTCACATGAAGTCGTTCTGGCGACCGGGCGGCCACCCCGCCTTGTGAGCGGTTTCGCCGAGGCATTCCCGTCGGTTACATCGGTGGTCTGTGCCAACGGGGCGTTCCATCTCGACCTCCACAGCGGCGTCATTACCCAGCTCGGGACCATTATCGAACCCGCCGCTCACCAAATGGTGCGAGCGATTCGCAACGCCCACCCAACGGCAGGCTTCGCCGTCGAGACGATCACCGGGCATCGGCGAGAGTTCGGCTACCGAAGCCACTACGACGTCCCCGATCGTATGAAAGGCACCATCGACGAAATCCTCGAAGGCGGGGTGGGGAAAATCCTTATCCACCTCGATGAGCCGGTCAATGAAAAGAGAGCGACGGAGTTCGCCACCCTGGTCGGCGAACTTGGTGTCGTAACCGTTTCCAATCCAACCTTCTACGAGGTTGCCCCACCCGGTACTTCGAAAGCATCCGCGGTCGCAGCGCTGGATCTCCCTGGCGAGACCGTCGCTTACGGAGATATGCCAAACGACATTACGTTGTTGGAATGGGCCGACCTGGGCGTGGCGGTGGCCAACGCCGATGAACAAGTACGACTCACAGCCCAATGCGTGCTTGACCAGACCAACAACGAGGATGCCGTTGCGCATCACATGATCAAGCTCCTGGGGCTGAGCCTTCCGTAA